In one Benincasa hispida cultivar B227 unplaced genomic scaffold, ASM972705v1 Contig446, whole genome shotgun sequence genomic region, the following are encoded:
- the LOC120069497 gene encoding uncharacterized protein LOC120069497: MGNGSTTSSTTRITNDTNDSKIIREFRKFNPSTFDGSSVDPTIVENWIIEIETIFHHMNITEEQKVNCVTFMLRGDAKFWWESTQRTIKGSVSWQQFNQAFYNKYFPLTVRYQKEVEFLNLRQENMSVAEYERKFDRLSHFVTRLVDTEDKKVERFIWGLREGI; encoded by the coding sequence ATGGGTAATGGAAGCACAACCTCATCAACTACACGAATAACCAATGATACAAATGACTCGAAGATCATTCGAGAATTCAGGAAGTTCAATCCTTCAACATTTGATGGATCATCTGTGGATCCAACTATAgtagagaattggataatagaaatagaaactattttCCACCACATGAACATCACAGAAGAACAGAAAGTAAATTGTGTCACCTTCATGTTAAGAGGCGATGCAAAGTTCTGGTGGGAATCCACACAAAGAACAATCAAAGGTTCGGTCTCATGGCAGCAATTCAATCAGGCTTTCTACAACAAGTATTTCCCTTTGACAGTGAGATATCAAAAGGAAgtggaatttcttaatcttcgtcAAGAGAATATGTCGGTGGCAGAGTATGAACGGAAATTTGATCGCTTGTCTCACTTTGTTACTCGACTAGTGGACACAGAAGACAAGAAGGTGGAAAGGTTTATTTGGGGACTAAGAGAAGGCATTTGA